A genomic segment from Lignipirellula cremea encodes:
- the lipA gene encoding lipoyl synthase, with protein sequence MATSFHLPIIDSSDDDPAALDPRRRLPQWLKRDVPKGNASNFTAGLMDELGLETVCDNCKCPNRMECYSQKTATFMILGAVCTRACSFCAVSRGRPEELELDEPERVAEAAARLGLKHVVITSVTRDDLPDGGAEHFYQCVQAVRARTGAAVEVLTPDFIKNKAALDRVIDAAPDVFNHNTETVPRLYRKVRGPQSDYTWTLALLRRVKERNPQIKTKSGLMLGLGETHEELFDTLADLLEAGCDFLTLGQYLQPATERLLPVVRYLPPEEFAELGQTAERMGFSKVASGPFVRSSYHAREMSEE encoded by the coding sequence GTGGCGACTAGTTTTCACCTTCCCATTATTGATTCGTCCGACGACGATCCCGCTGCCCTCGATCCCCGACGGCGTTTGCCGCAGTGGTTAAAACGCGATGTCCCCAAGGGGAACGCCAGCAATTTCACCGCCGGCCTGATGGACGAACTGGGCCTGGAAACGGTCTGCGATAACTGCAAGTGCCCCAATCGGATGGAGTGCTATTCGCAGAAAACGGCCACCTTTATGATCCTGGGCGCCGTGTGCACGCGAGCCTGCTCTTTTTGCGCCGTCTCTCGCGGACGACCGGAAGAGCTGGAACTGGATGAACCGGAACGGGTGGCCGAAGCGGCCGCACGCCTGGGACTGAAGCATGTGGTGATTACGTCGGTCACCCGCGATGACTTGCCCGACGGCGGCGCGGAGCACTTTTACCAGTGCGTCCAGGCGGTTCGCGCCCGCACCGGCGCCGCGGTCGAAGTGCTAACGCCCGACTTCATCAAAAACAAGGCGGCCCTCGACCGCGTGATCGACGCGGCTCCTGACGTCTTCAACCACAATACGGAAACCGTGCCGCGGTTGTACCGCAAGGTGCGCGGGCCGCAGTCCGATTACACCTGGACGCTCGCCCTGCTCCGCCGGGTGAAAGAGCGGAACCCCCAGATCAAAACCAAAAGCGGCCTGATGCTGGGCCTGGGCGAAACGCACGAAGAGCTGTTTGACACCCTGGCCGATCTGCTGGAAGCCGGTTGCGACTTCCTTACCCTGGGCCAGTACCTGCAGCCGGCGACCGAACGCCTGTTGCCCGTTGTGCGTTATCTGCCGCCGGAAGAATTCGCCGAACTCGGCCAGACGGCCGAGCGGATGGGCTTCTCGAAAGTGGCCAGTGGCCCGTTCGTCCGCAGCAGCTACCACGCCCGGGAAATGTCGGAAGAGTGA
- a CDS encoding Na+/H+ antiporter NhaA, whose translation MSQKNSNSAVAFLFENSVFLIAGAIVALVWANMDPATYKHLIKFEFQNLLYDKDVAHGHGDHAHDDHAHDDHAGGDADHAAEGTDHADATGDSDADHADTDTDHAASGADHAEAGADHADHGSDAVKAEGHSPKEHHGHPLDIQWFVNDVLMALFFAIAGKEVWEALLPGGALSNPKKAATPLFATLGGVLGPVLVYLTGVFATGHWDDLAKGWAIPCATDIAFSYLVARLIFGATHPAIAFLLLLAIADDAIGLVILAVAYRDAEASMSQYLWLLLTVGAVGIGYMLRYLRVQNFWFYLLIPGVLSWLSFYYAGIHPALGLVPIIPTMPHAHTDLGLFSRMELKRPDTLNQFEHWWKNPVEIILGLFGLVNAGVVFSAAGAGTVWVLVGLLLGKPMGIVFFTWVGDKVFKLEMPKGMNYRHVVAIGLVASIGFTVALFVSTVAFKVDGSADPVATQAIQDSVKMGALGSFFGAVLAFIGAKLMGIKPLLGEDEPTDDNEVEAAH comes from the coding sequence ATGTCGCAGAAAAATAGCAATTCTGCTGTTGCTTTCCTCTTTGAGAACTCGGTCTTTCTGATCGCGGGCGCCATCGTAGCGCTGGTGTGGGCCAACATGGACCCGGCCACCTACAAGCATCTGATCAAGTTCGAGTTCCAGAACCTGCTGTACGATAAAGACGTCGCACACGGGCACGGCGACCACGCTCACGACGACCACGCTCACGACGACCACGCCGGTGGCGACGCCGATCATGCGGCGGAGGGCACAGACCATGCCGACGCGACTGGCGATAGCGACGCAGATCATGCCGACACTGACACAGATCACGCCGCTTCCGGCGCCGATCATGCGGAGGCCGGCGCCGATCATGCCGACCACGGCAGCGACGCCGTTAAAGCGGAAGGGCATTCCCCAAAAGAACATCACGGGCATCCGCTCGATATCCAGTGGTTTGTAAACGACGTGCTCATGGCCTTGTTCTTTGCCATTGCCGGCAAGGAAGTCTGGGAAGCCTTGTTGCCCGGCGGCGCCTTGTCGAACCCGAAGAAGGCGGCGACGCCGTTGTTCGCCACGCTGGGCGGCGTACTGGGGCCGGTGCTCGTCTATCTGACCGGCGTGTTTGCGACGGGCCACTGGGATGATCTGGCCAAAGGCTGGGCAATCCCTTGTGCTACGGACATTGCGTTCAGTTATCTGGTCGCACGCCTGATCTTTGGCGCCACCCATCCTGCGATTGCCTTCTTGCTGTTGCTGGCGATTGCCGACGATGCAATCGGGCTGGTGATTCTGGCCGTGGCCTATCGCGACGCCGAGGCCAGCATGTCGCAATACCTGTGGCTGCTGTTGACGGTCGGAGCCGTGGGGATCGGCTATATGCTGCGTTACCTGCGAGTGCAGAATTTCTGGTTCTATCTGCTGATTCCAGGCGTGCTCAGCTGGCTTTCGTTTTATTACGCCGGCATCCACCCGGCGCTGGGTCTGGTCCCGATCATTCCGACCATGCCGCACGCCCATACCGACCTGGGGCTGTTCTCGCGGATGGAGCTCAAACGTCCTGACACCTTGAACCAGTTTGAACACTGGTGGAAGAATCCGGTCGAAATCATCCTGGGGCTCTTTGGCCTGGTGAACGCCGGCGTGGTGTTCTCGGCCGCCGGAGCGGGAACCGTCTGGGTGCTGGTCGGCCTGCTCCTGGGCAAGCCGATGGGCATTGTGTTCTTTACCTGGGTGGGAGATAAGGTCTTCAAGCTGGAGATGCCGAAGGGGATGAACTATCGCCATGTTGTGGCGATCGGTCTGGTCGCCAGTATCGGCTTTACGGTCGCCCTGTTTGTGTCGACGGTCGCCTTCAAGGTCGACGGATCGGCCGATCCGGTCGCCACCCAGGCGATCCAGGACTCCGTGAAAATGGGCGCCCTCGGCAGCTTCTTTGGTGCGGTGCTGGCCTTTATCGGCGCCAAGCTGATGGGCATCAAGCCGCTGCTCGGCGAAGACGAACCGACCGACGACAACGAAGTTGAAGCGGCCCACTAA
- a CDS encoding bestrophin family protein: MIVKHGRGWLAMLFQVQGSSLAQTFPRILVITGFSSIVTTAHIANWVDVYSLTVTPFQLIGVALGIFLGFRNNAAYDRYWEGRKLWGSLVNTTRSFTRQVTTLINSDQTVELRAFQQEVVYKTIGYVHALRHHLRNTDDEADIRAFFTPDDLFRMKGQKNRPLFILRLLGERIRWAWREGWIHDYHMNLLEGSLESLTNIQGACERIKNTPIPFAYTILMHRIVAIYCFALPFGILDSVGALTPVVVLLISHAFFGLDDIGDEIEDPFGTEPQHLPLFTLCRTIEVNLLQYLDETNLPPMIVPVDDILA, translated from the coding sequence ATGATTGTCAAACATGGCCGCGGCTGGCTGGCGATGCTGTTCCAGGTGCAAGGGAGCAGCCTGGCGCAGACCTTTCCGCGCATTCTGGTCATCACGGGCTTTTCCAGCATTGTCACCACGGCGCATATCGCCAACTGGGTCGATGTCTACTCGCTGACGGTAACGCCCTTCCAACTGATCGGCGTCGCCCTGGGTATCTTCCTGGGGTTTCGTAACAACGCGGCCTACGACCGCTACTGGGAAGGACGCAAGCTCTGGGGCTCGCTGGTCAACACCACGCGCAGCTTCACCCGGCAGGTCACCACGCTGATCAACAGCGATCAGACGGTCGAGCTGCGCGCGTTCCAGCAAGAGGTCGTTTACAAAACGATCGGCTATGTGCACGCCCTGCGGCACCACTTGCGGAACACCGACGACGAAGCCGATATACGGGCGTTTTTCACGCCGGACGATCTGTTTCGGATGAAGGGGCAGAAGAACCGGCCGCTGTTTATTCTGCGCCTGCTGGGAGAGCGGATCCGCTGGGCCTGGCGGGAAGGCTGGATCCACGACTATCACATGAATCTGCTTGAAGGCAGCCTGGAGAGCCTGACGAACATCCAGGGTGCGTGCGAGCGGATCAAAAACACGCCGATTCCGTTTGCCTATACGATCCTGATGCATCGGATCGTCGCCATTTACTGCTTCGCTTTGCCGTTTGGCATTCTGGACTCGGTCGGCGCCCTGACGCCGGTGGTGGTGCTGCTGATTTCCCATGCGTTCTTTGGGCTGGATGATATTGGCGACGAGATCGAAGATCCGTTCGGCACGGAACCGCAGCACCTGCCGCTGTTCACGCTGTGCCGCACGATCGAGGTCAACCTGCTGCAGTACCTCGACGAAACCAATCTGCCGCCCATGATCGTGCCGGTCGACGACATTCTGGCCTGA
- a CDS encoding tetratricopeptide repeat protein: MTCLIGTVTVLPVSAAEEDEQVAGLVAVHTPQTLIDKNMPVAEVGPGEVLSVLAQREEFLWVETAAQKRGWILKNAVVNLADADVVFDTLIKQEPTNWAFYGGRALVWEARGDAEKALADYDKAIELGLKDPLAYVSRGMFYAAAGKLDEALKDYDQAIELGLKNEQVYSNRAAAYMAKRDFEKAMRDYDAVVAMKPEDPAAYYQRAAAAKIAGDYEAAIKDFGLAIRLQPNHTPALNGRGYMYFMTGKSREAIADFDKVIQLNPQDALAYNNRGFNYQQLGEFKKALADYAKTNELAPSYSLAHQNRAWLLATCPDEKIRDGKQALESGENACRISEYRSPYDVKSLAAAYAEIGDFENAVKWQTKVVTLLNDEDSRQIEREILKMYADKKPYRLKKAD, translated from the coding sequence ATGACGTGCCTTATTGGCACCGTAACTGTTCTCCCGGTGAGTGCGGCTGAAGAAGACGAGCAGGTGGCCGGGCTGGTCGCCGTGCATACGCCGCAGACGCTGATCGACAAGAACATGCCAGTCGCCGAAGTCGGCCCCGGCGAGGTGCTGAGCGTGCTGGCCCAGCGCGAAGAGTTTTTATGGGTCGAAACGGCCGCCCAGAAACGCGGCTGGATCCTGAAAAACGCCGTGGTGAACCTGGCCGACGCCGATGTCGTGTTTGACACCCTGATTAAACAGGAACCTACCAACTGGGCGTTTTACGGCGGACGCGCGTTGGTCTGGGAAGCCCGGGGCGACGCCGAGAAAGCTCTGGCCGATTACGACAAAGCGATCGAACTGGGTCTGAAAGATCCGCTGGCCTATGTCAGTCGAGGCATGTTCTACGCCGCCGCCGGAAAGCTGGACGAAGCCCTGAAGGATTACGACCAGGCGATCGAACTGGGCCTCAAGAACGAACAGGTGTATTCCAACCGGGCGGCCGCCTACATGGCCAAACGCGATTTTGAAAAAGCAATGCGCGACTACGACGCCGTGGTCGCCATGAAACCCGAAGATCCGGCCGCCTACTACCAGCGCGCGGCGGCCGCCAAAATTGCCGGCGACTATGAAGCCGCCATCAAGGACTTCGGCCTCGCGATCCGCCTGCAGCCGAACCACACCCCAGCCCTGAACGGCCGCGGTTATATGTATTTTATGACGGGCAAGTCCCGCGAAGCGATCGCCGATTTTGACAAGGTCATCCAGCTGAACCCGCAAGACGCCCTGGCGTACAACAATCGCGGCTTCAACTACCAGCAGCTGGGCGAATTCAAAAAAGCCCTCGCTGATTACGCCAAGACCAATGAACTGGCGCCCAGTTACTCCCTGGCCCACCAGAACCGCGCCTGGCTCCTGGCGACCTGCCCCGACGAAAAGATCCGCGACGGGAAACAGGCGCTCGAATCGGGCGAAAACGCCTGCCGCATCAGCGAGTACCGCAGCCCCTACGATGTCAAATCGCTGGCGGCCGCCTATGCGGAAATTGGCGACTTTGAGAACGCCGTGAAGTGGCAGACCAAGGTTGTCACCCTGCTCAACGACGAAGACTCGCGCCAGATCGAGCGGGAAATTCTCAAAATGTACGCCGACAAAAAGCCGTACCGACTGAAAAAAGCCGACTGA